The following proteins are co-located in the Pseudomonas sp. ATCC 13867 genome:
- the cyoB gene encoding cytochrome o ubiquinol oxidase subunit I → MFGKLTLSAVPYHEPIIVITLAVVALLGLGVFGAITYYRKWTYLWTEWLTSIDHKKIGVMYIIVALIMLLRGFADAIMMRGQLALAEGANHGYLPPEHYDQIFTAHGVIMIIFMAMPFMTGLMNLAVPLQIGARDVAFPFLNSLSFWLLVVSAMLVNVSLGLGEFARTGWVAYPPLSELAYSPGVGVDYYIWALQISGMGTLLTGINFLVTVFKMRTPGMKLMQMPIFTWTCTFANILIVASFPILTAALGLLSLDRYFDMHFFTNELGGNAMMYINLFWAWGHPEVYILILPAFGIFSEVTATFAGKKMFGYTSMVWASAAITFLGFTVWLHHFFTMGSGGDVNGFFGVATMLISIPTGVKLFNWLFTIYRGRLRFDTPILWTLGFIVTFTIGGMTGVLLAIPGADYLLHNSLFLIAHFHNTIIGGAVFGYLAGFVFWFPKAFGFKLDEKWGKRSFWCWLVGFYMAFMPLYVLGFMGMTRRLNHYENPMWQPYMVVAFCGAVLIFFGIACQLIQLLVSIRNRKQLADVTGDPWGGRTLEWSTSSPPPYYNFAELPHVNDVDAFHEMKQTGTAYRKLPAYAPIHMPKNTAAGFSIAVFAFLFGFAAIWHIWWLVGVGFVGMIASVIVRSYVTDLDYYVQPDEIERIENANFQKLATAQV, encoded by the coding sequence ATGTTCGGGAAACTGACACTGTCGGCCGTGCCGTATCACGAGCCGATCATCGTCATCACGCTGGCCGTCGTCGCCCTGTTGGGCCTCGGTGTGTTCGGCGCGATCACCTACTACCGCAAGTGGACCTACCTGTGGACCGAATGGCTGACGTCCATCGACCACAAGAAGATCGGCGTGATGTACATCATCGTCGCGCTGATCATGCTCCTGCGCGGCTTCGCCGACGCCATCATGATGCGCGGCCAGCTCGCGCTGGCTGAAGGCGCCAACCACGGCTACCTGCCGCCGGAACACTACGACCAGATCTTCACCGCGCACGGCGTGATCATGATCATCTTCATGGCCATGCCCTTCATGACCGGTCTGATGAACCTGGCCGTGCCGCTGCAGATCGGCGCACGCGACGTGGCGTTCCCCTTCCTGAACTCCCTGAGCTTCTGGCTGCTGGTCGTCAGCGCCATGCTGGTGAACGTCTCCCTGGGCCTGGGTGAGTTCGCCCGTACCGGCTGGGTCGCCTACCCGCCGCTGTCCGAGCTGGCCTACAGTCCGGGCGTGGGTGTGGACTACTACATCTGGGCGCTACAGATATCGGGCATGGGCACCTTGCTCACGGGCATCAACTTCCTGGTGACCGTGTTCAAGATGCGCACCCCCGGCATGAAGCTGATGCAGATGCCGATCTTCACCTGGACCTGCACCTTCGCCAACATCCTGATCGTTGCGTCGTTCCCGATCCTGACCGCGGCCCTGGGCCTGCTGTCGCTGGACCGCTACTTCGACATGCACTTCTTCACCAACGAGCTGGGCGGCAACGCCATGATGTACATCAACCTCTTCTGGGCCTGGGGCCATCCTGAGGTGTACATCCTGATCCTGCCGGCTTTCGGTATCTTCTCCGAAGTCACCGCGACCTTCGCTGGCAAGAAAATGTTCGGCTACACCTCGATGGTGTGGGCGAGCGCCGCGATCACCTTCCTCGGCTTCACCGTTTGGCTGCACCACTTCTTCACCATGGGCTCGGGTGGCGACGTCAATGGCTTCTTCGGCGTGGCGACCATGCTGATCTCCATCCCCACCGGGGTGAAGCTGTTCAACTGGCTGTTCACCATCTACCGTGGCCGCCTGCGCTTCGACACCCCGATCCTGTGGACCCTGGGCTTCATCGTCACCTTCACCATCGGTGGCATGACCGGCGTTCTGCTGGCCATTCCGGGTGCTGACTACCTGCTGCACAACAGCCTGTTCCTGATCGCTCACTTCCACAACACCATCATCGGTGGTGCGGTGTTCGGCTACCTGGCCGGCTTCGTCTTCTGGTTCCCGAAAGCCTTCGGCTTCAAGCTGGACGAGAAGTGGGGCAAGCGTTCGTTCTGGTGCTGGCTGGTCGGCTTCTACATGGCCTTCATGCCGCTGTACGTCCTCGGCTTCATGGGCATGACCCGTCGCCTGAACCACTACGAAAACCCGATGTGGCAGCCGTACATGGTGGTGGCGTTCTGCGGCGCCGTGCTGATCTTCTTCGGTATCGCCTGCCAACTGATCCAGCTGCTGGTGTCGATCAGGAACCGCAAGCAACTGGCCGATGTGACCGGCGACCCGTGGGGCGGCCGTACCCTGGAGTGGTCCACTTCCTCGCCGCCGCCGTACTACAACTTCGCCGAGCTGCCGCACGTCAACGACGTCGACGCGTTCCACGAGATGAAGCAGACCGGTACCGCGTACCGCAAGCTGCCGGCCTACGCGCCGATCCACATGCCGAAGAACACCGCCGCTGGCTTCTCCATCGCCGTGTTCGCCTTCCTCTTCGGCTTCGCCGCCATCTGGCACATCTGGTGGCTGGTGGGCGTTGGCTTCGTCGGCATGATCGCCTCGGTCATCGTGCGCAGCTACGTCACCGACCTGGACTACTACGTCCAGCCGGATGAGATCGAGCGCATCGAAAACGCCAACTTCCAGAAACTCGCCACTGCGCAGGTATAA
- the cyoC gene encoding cytochrome o ubiquinol oxidase subunit III, with product MSTAVLNQHLVDTHEAAHDHDHAHDSGGMTVFGFWLYLMTDCILFASVFATYAVLVNHTAGGPSGKDIFELPYVAVETAILLISSCTYGLAMLAAHKGAKGKAIAWLGVTFLCGAAFIGMELNEFHHLIVEGFGPSRSAFLSSFFTLVGMHGLHVSAGLLWMLVLMAQIGTRGLTAQNNTRMMCLSLFWHFLDIVWICVFTVVYLMGAL from the coding sequence ATGTCCACGGCAGTACTGAATCAACACCTGGTCGATACGCACGAAGCGGCGCATGACCACGACCACGCCCACGATAGCGGCGGCATGACGGTCTTCGGCTTCTGGCTGTACCTGATGACCGACTGCATCCTGTTCGCGAGCGTCTTCGCCACCTACGCCGTGCTGGTCAACCACACGGCCGGCGGCCCGAGCGGCAAGGACATCTTCGAACTGCCCTATGTGGCCGTCGAAACCGCGATCCTGCTGATCTCCTCCTGCACCTATGGCCTGGCCATGCTGGCTGCGCACAAGGGCGCCAAGGGCAAGGCCATCGCCTGGCTGGGCGTGACCTTCCTCTGCGGCGCCGCGTTCATCGGTATGGAACTCAACGAGTTCCATCACCTGATCGTCGAAGGCTTCGGCCCGAGCCGCAGCGCCTTCCTGTCGTCCTTCTTCACCCTGGTCGGCATGCATGGCCTGCACGTAAGTGCCGGCCTGCTGTGGATGCTGGTGCTGATGGCGCAGATCGGCACCCGCGGCCTGACCGCGCAGAACAACACCCGCATGATGTGCCTGAGCCTGTTCTGGCACTTCCTGGACATCGTCTGGATCTGCGTATTCACCGTCGTCTACCTGATGGGGGCCCTGTAA
- the cyoD gene encoding cytochrome o ubiquinol oxidase subunit IV, with product MTAAAHHHDSHGAGHDNHGAGHGSLGSYAIGFVLSVILTAIPFYMVIDGGFSRHATLLTMVILGLVQVVVHLICFLHMNFSSEGRWNVMAFIFTAIIILLVVGLSLWIIYTADTLMMPMP from the coding sequence ATGACCGCTGCTGCACATCATCACGACTCCCACGGTGCCGGCCACGACAACCACGGCGCCGGTCACGGCAGCCTGGGTTCGTACGCCATCGGCTTCGTGCTCTCGGTGATCCTGACCGCGATCCCGTTCTACATGGTCATCGACGGTGGCTTCTCGCGTCACGCCACCCTGCTGACCATGGTGATTCTGGGTCTGGTTCAGGTCGTCGTGCACCTGATCTGCTTCCTGCACATGAACTTCAGCTCCGAAGGCCGCTGGAACGTCATGGCATTTATCTTCACCGCCATCATCATCCTGTTGGTGGTCGGTCTGTCGCTGTGGATCATCTACACCGCAGACACCCTGATGATGCCGATGCCCTGA
- the cyoE gene encoding heme o synthase: MKLKRYLLVAKPGIIFGNLIAVAGGYFLAARGSVDPMLLLATVIGLSLVVASGCVFNNCIDRDIDRFMERTRSRVTVTGQISLTAALAHGLVLGVAGFGLLMWKTNVQATLLAAFGFFVYVVLYSLWLKRSSVYGTLVGSLSGAMPPVVGYCAASGQFDMGAAVLLLIFCLWQMPHSYAIAIFRLNDYRAAGIPVLPVERGIEATKKQILYYVVAFGLATLLLTVTGFAGYGYLVVALAVSAWWLFIAVKGFSAEDDRRWARQLFAFSIIAISVLSLMMSIDFQAIPAPSMLAAL; the protein is encoded by the coding sequence GTGAAACTCAAGCGTTATCTGCTGGTCGCCAAGCCGGGCATCATCTTCGGAAACCTGATCGCGGTGGCGGGGGGATACTTCCTCGCCGCCCGCGGCAGCGTTGACCCGATGCTGCTGCTGGCCACCGTGATCGGCCTGTCCCTGGTCGTTGCCAGTGGTTGCGTGTTCAACAACTGCATCGACCGCGACATCGATCGCTTCATGGAGCGTACCCGCAGCCGTGTCACCGTGACCGGGCAGATCTCGCTCACGGCGGCCCTGGCCCATGGCCTGGTGCTGGGCGTGGCGGGCTTCGGCCTGCTGATGTGGAAGACCAACGTGCAGGCGACCCTGCTCGCCGCGTTCGGCTTCTTCGTCTACGTCGTGCTCTACAGCCTCTGGCTCAAGCGCAGCTCGGTCTACGGCACGCTGGTCGGCAGTCTCTCCGGAGCCATGCCGCCGGTGGTGGGCTATTGCGCCGCCAGCGGTCAGTTCGACATGGGCGCGGCGGTGCTGCTGCTGATCTTCTGCCTCTGGCAGATGCCGCACAGCTACGCCATCGCGATCTTCCGCCTCAACGACTACCGCGCTGCCGGGATTCCCGTGCTGCCGGTGGAGCGCGGCATCGAAGCGACCAAGAAGCAGATCCTCTACTACGTCGTGGCCTTCGGTCTGGCGACCCTGCTGCTGACCGTGACCGGCTTCGCCGGCTACGGTTACCTGGTGGTGGCGCTGGCCGTCAGCGCCTGGTGGCTGTTCATCGCGGTGAAAGGCTTCAGTGCCGAAGACGACCGCCGCTGGGCCCGCCAGTTGTTCGCCTTCTCCATCATCGCGATCAGCGTGCTGAGCCTGATGATGTCCATCGACTTCCAGGCCATCCCGGCCCCGTCGATGCTGGCGGCGCTGTAA
- a CDS encoding NAD(P)/FAD-dependent oxidoreductase, protein MSHRIVIVGGGAGGLELATRLGRTLGKKGRARITLVDANLTHIWKPLLHEVAAGSLNSSEDELNYVAQAKWNHFEFQLGRLIGLDRASQRIQLAATLDEQGEELVPARALEYDTLVLAVGSTTNDFGTQGAADHCIFLDTREQAERFHKQLLTHYLRAHAGQDKDDQISVAIVGAGATGVELSAELHHAAQELAAYGLTGIQPQNMRITLIEAGPRVLPALPERISRPVHQTLEKLGVRVLTGSAVQEVTVEGLRTAVGEFIPASLKVWAAGIRAPSLLKDIDGLETNRINQLVVRPTLQTTRDDNIFAFGDCAACPMGDGSERSVPPRAQAAHQQASLLAKAIVARLDGKPLPEYRYTDYGSLISLSRFSAVGNLMGNLMGSVKLEGWLARMFYVSLYRMHQMALYGPFRTALLMIADRIGRSTEPRLKLH, encoded by the coding sequence ATGTCCCATCGTATCGTGATCGTCGGCGGCGGCGCCGGCGGGCTGGAGCTCGCGACCCGTCTCGGCCGCACCCTGGGTAAAAAGGGCCGCGCGCGCATTACGCTCGTCGACGCCAACCTCACCCACATCTGGAAACCCCTGCTGCACGAAGTCGCCGCCGGCTCGCTCAACTCCTCCGAGGATGAGCTGAACTACGTCGCCCAGGCGAAATGGAACCACTTCGAATTCCAGCTCGGCCGCCTGATTGGCCTGGACCGCGCGAGCCAGCGCATCCAGCTCGCCGCGACGCTGGACGAGCAGGGCGAGGAACTGGTGCCGGCGCGCGCTCTGGAGTACGACACCCTGGTCCTGGCAGTCGGCAGCACCACCAATGACTTCGGCACCCAGGGCGCCGCGGACCACTGCATCTTCCTGGACACCCGCGAGCAGGCCGAGCGCTTCCACAAGCAGTTGCTGACCCACTACCTGCGCGCCCACGCCGGGCAGGACAAGGACGACCAGATCAGCGTCGCCATCGTCGGCGCGGGTGCTACGGGCGTCGAGCTGTCCGCCGAGCTGCACCACGCCGCGCAGGAGCTGGCGGCCTACGGCCTGACCGGCATCCAGCCGCAGAACATGCGCATCACCCTGATCGAGGCCGGCCCGCGCGTACTGCCGGCATTGCCCGAGCGCATCAGCCGCCCGGTGCATCAGACGCTGGAGAAACTCGGCGTGCGCGTGCTCACCGGTTCGGCGGTGCAGGAAGTGACTGTAGAAGGCCTGCGCACGGCGGTGGGCGAGTTCATTCCGGCGAGCCTTAAGGTCTGGGCGGCGGGCATCCGCGCGCCGAGCCTGCTCAAGGACATCGACGGGCTGGAGACCAACCGCATCAACCAACTGGTGGTCCGCCCTACCCTGCAGACCACCCGCGACGACAACATCTTCGCCTTCGGCGACTGTGCCGCCTGCCCGATGGGCGATGGCAGCGAACGCAGCGTGCCGCCGCGCGCCCAGGCTGCGCACCAGCAGGCTTCGCTGCTGGCCAAGGCCATCGTCGCGCGCCTGGACGGCAAGCCGCTGCCGGAGTACCGCTACACCGACTACGGCTCGCTGATCTCGCTGTCGCGTTTCAGCGCGGTAGGTAACCTGATGGGTAACCTGATGGGCAGCGTGAAGCTCGAGGGCTGGCTGGCGCGGATGTTCTACGTGTCGCTGTACCGCATGCACCAGATGGCGCTGTACGGACCGTTCCGCACGGCGCTGCTGATGATTGCGGACCGCATCGGGCGCAGTACGGAGCCGCGCTTGAAGCTGCACTGA
- a CDS encoding DUF3094 domain-containing protein codes for MPSRLSPEDQQKVDQYLSSPVHQVERQPFKPWLMMSALLGVVIALGLLSRLLAYLA; via the coding sequence ATGCCCAGTCGCCTGAGCCCCGAAGACCAGCAGAAGGTCGATCAGTACCTCAGTTCCCCCGTCCACCAGGTCGAACGCCAGCCGTTCAAGCCCTGGCTGATGATGAGCGCGCTACTGGGGGTCGTTATCGCCCTGGGCCTGCTGAGCCGCCTCCTGGCCTACCTTGCGTGA
- a CDS encoding DUF1780 domain-containing protein: MNESDYLRLLTRQAEQANDLLSNARKWERECWACQRLLQALKVPYRQEDFIEPTQQPPDVLFRDASFEVFFVLDQGRRLNEEWREELLRRRMAQSLNQLIRREQRPRRIPCADLQARLAPTLRKKAHNYSERGIDLSDLDLLAFVSLKRETADFNTPFPPPTEYLRQGWRSLSIVGPTFARVLFAHTDAPDFLRGSLGRTVLFDMGMGL, from the coding sequence ATGAATGAGTCCGACTACCTGCGCCTGCTGACCCGCCAGGCGGAACAAGCCAACGACCTTCTCTCCAATGCCCGCAAGTGGGAGCGGGAGTGCTGGGCCTGCCAGCGTCTGCTGCAGGCGCTGAAGGTGCCGTATCGCCAGGAAGACTTCATCGAGCCGACGCAACAGCCGCCGGACGTGCTGTTCCGCGATGCCAGCTTCGAGGTGTTCTTCGTGCTCGATCAGGGCCGCCGGCTCAACGAGGAATGGCGCGAGGAGCTGCTGCGCCGGCGCATGGCGCAGAGCCTCAACCAGTTGATTCGGCGCGAGCAGCGTCCACGGCGGATCCCCTGCGCAGACCTGCAGGCACGCCTGGCGCCGACGCTGCGCAAGAAGGCGCACAACTACAGCGAGCGCGGCATCGACCTGAGCGATCTGGACCTGCTCGCCTTCGTCAGCCTCAAGCGCGAGACGGCGGACTTCAACACCCCTTTTCCGCCACCCACGGAATACCTGCGCCAGGGCTGGCGTTCGCTGTCGATCGTTGGCCCCACCTTTGCCCGGGTGCTGTTCGCCCATACCGATGCCCCGGATTTCCTGCGCGGCAGCCTTGGCCGCACGGTGCTGTTCGACATGGGCATGGGGCTCTGA
- a CDS encoding GNAT family N-acetyltransferase has product MLLRSAVPDDHAALHALWERTPGIQLRRDDDYEPFAAYLRRNPGLSLVLEDGGQVIGSLLAGHDGRRGYLQHLAVDEAFRGRGLARALLDEALARLAREGIGKSHVFVLRDAPQALAFWDAQSGWGRREDLQVFSVGG; this is encoded by the coding sequence ATGCTGCTTCGCTCCGCCGTTCCCGACGATCACGCCGCCCTGCACGCCCTGTGGGAGCGCACGCCGGGCATCCAGTTGCGCCGTGACGACGACTACGAACCTTTCGCCGCCTACCTGCGGCGTAATCCCGGCCTGAGCCTGGTGCTGGAGGACGGGGGCCAGGTGATCGGCAGCCTGTTGGCCGGCCATGACGGGCGCCGGGGTTATCTCCAGCATCTGGCGGTCGACGAGGCTTTCCGTGGGCGGGGGCTGGCGCGGGCGCTGCTCGACGAAGCCTTGGCCCGCCTGGCGCGCGAAGGCATTGGCAAGTCCCACGTCTTCGTACTCCGCGACGCTCCCCAGGCCCTGGCATTCTGGGATGCCCAGAGCGGATGGGGACGGCGCGAGGATCTACAGGTTTTTTCCGTTGGAGGTTGA
- a CDS encoding energy-coupling factor ABC transporter permease has product MIAAQLLSEETLELGWAIYLPIVAWAAWRAPWLELISDFRRQHLVFGTMLALFLLWLVRRDFASGVSFHFIGMTAVTLLLDWPLAIIVGLVAQVGLCVMGRQDWAAIGINGILLVLIPVLITELAAIFVERRQPRNLFVYIFCSGFFPAALAAVCSLLLGLGLLWMDGLFPMPPWIEDFIGYLWLIMFPEAFINGTIVTGLVVFYPDWLETFNRTRYLQAPWKDDDESR; this is encoded by the coding sequence GTGATCGCCGCACAGCTGCTGTCCGAGGAAACCCTGGAGCTGGGCTGGGCGATCTATCTGCCCATCGTCGCCTGGGCCGCCTGGCGCGCACCCTGGCTGGAACTGATCAGCGACTTCCGCCGCCAGCACCTGGTGTTCGGTACCATGCTCGCCCTGTTCCTGCTGTGGCTGGTGCGCCGGGATTTCGCCTCGGGCGTGTCCTTCCACTTCATCGGCATGACCGCCGTGACGCTGCTGCTCGACTGGCCGCTGGCGATCATCGTCGGGCTGGTGGCGCAGGTCGGCCTGTGCGTGATGGGTCGGCAGGACTGGGCGGCCATCGGCATCAACGGCATTCTGCTGGTGCTGATTCCGGTGCTGATCACCGAGCTGGCGGCGATCTTCGTCGAACGCCGGCAACCGCGGAACCTGTTCGTCTACATCTTCTGCTCGGGGTTCTTCCCCGCGGCGCTGGCGGCGGTCTGCAGCCTGCTGCTCGGGCTGGGGCTGCTGTGGATGGACGGACTGTTCCCCATGCCGCCGTGGATCGAGGACTTCATCGGCTACCTCTGGCTGATCATGTTCCCCGAGGCCTTCATCAACGGCACCATCGTCACCGGTCTGGTGGTGTTCTATCCGGACTGGCTGGAAACCTTCAACCGTACGCGCTACCTGCAGGCTCCGTGGAAGGACGACGATGAGTCGCGCTGA
- the yacG gene encoding DNA gyrase inhibitor YacG: protein MSQPMTVECPTCGAPVEWSAKSEFRPFCSHRCKLIDLGAWAAEEHAIPGDNLEDELFSGDLEKPRGH, encoded by the coding sequence ATGAGCCAACCTATGACCGTGGAATGCCCCACCTGCGGCGCCCCCGTGGAGTGGAGCGCGAAGAGCGAGTTCCGTCCTTTCTGCTCGCATCGCTGCAAGCTGATCGACCTTGGCGCCTGGGCGGCGGAGGAACATGCCATCCCCGGCGACAACCTGGAAGACGAGCTGTTCTCCGGCGACCTGGAAAAACCGCGCGGGCACTGA